A single Triticum dicoccoides isolate Atlit2015 ecotype Zavitan chromosome 2A, WEW_v2.0, whole genome shotgun sequence DNA region contains:
- the LOC119359398 gene encoding uncharacterized protein LOC119359398, which yields MDPVDLPSKVILDAMFDKVGLPIAAYSARAVHRRCLEVTVAFHPIASELERPVSQTYISTSAFTDLEEVQNHVARKAMEFMEQEHSVVPGNYNYGKLESARLNNESLRERLKEKDRNIEILKKINTSLAQQMEEKSNTLDSIMKTNKDMMEKVAEKDVAIESIKNVNQTLLKQLGEKQVIIKKLSKGWDNSLDTGFSATIQLQCLIDEGMFPGSTQADIELNATLQSAQHICEYLEQNTILAVEYLQSIGTYPYDPKPGFTDEEDNCSVDPEPVPPENPPYMRSWLDDEEIFDSEGH from the exons ATGGACCCTGTGGACCTTCCTTCCAAAGTCATCCTAGATGCTATGTTTGACAAGGTCGGCCTTCCAATAGCCGCCTACTCTGCACGTGCAGTTCATCGCCGGTGCCTTGAAGTCACTGTCGCCTTTCATCCAATTGCCAGTGAACTGGAGCGTCCTGTTAGTCAGACATATATTTCAACCTCTGCTTTCACTGATCTGGAAGAAGTGCAGAATCATGTTGCGCGTAAAGCCATGGAATTCATGGAGCAGGAACACAGTGTGGTCCCAGGTAATTATAACTATGGCAAACTTGAGTCTGCTAGGCTTAACAACGAGTCACTGCGTGAGCGTCTGAAAGAAAAGGACCGCAatatcgaaatactgaaaaagatcAATACATCTCTGGCGCAGCAAATGGAAGAGAAGAGCAACACTCTTGACTCCATTATGAAGACAAACAAAGACATGATGGAGAAGGTGGCTGAAAAAGATGTTGCCATTGAATCCATCAAAAATGTCAATCAAACACTACTGAAGCAGCTTGGTGAGAAACAAGTGATAATAAAAAAACTCAGCAAAGGCTGGGATAACTCACTGGATACTGGATTTTCAGCAACCATCCAACTTCAGTGCCTGATTGATGAGGGCATGTTCCCTGGATCAACGCAGGCAGACATTGAGCTCAATGCGACTCTCCAGAGTGCTCAGCACATATGTGAGTACCTTGAGCAGAACACCATCCTTGCTGTTGAGTACCTGCAGTCCATTGGGACATATCCATATGACCCAAAGCCAGGCTTTACTGATGAGGAAGACAACTGTTCAGTGGACCCCGAACCCGTGCCACCAGAGAATCCACCCTACATGAGAAGCTGGCTGGATGATGAGGAGATCTTTGACAGTGAAG GCCACTAA